In the genome of Deinococcus deserti VCD115, one region contains:
- the cysS gene encoding cysteine--tRNA ligase has translation MIPRPESREPDPNIFLYDTLQRQKVRFTPTTPGRVGMYLCGPTVYSDAHLGHAKKEVAFDVIRRAFLHLGYQVRYVGNITDVGHLQNDADEGEDKIAKRAALEQLEPMEVADKYFWSFVRDMEALNILKPSINPRATGHITEQIRLIEELIERGHAYESQGSVYFDVRSWPEYGKLSGRKLDEQEEGTREVVREEKRDPRDFALWKRAEAGHIMRWESPWGVGFPGWHIECSAMSLKYLGEGFDIHGGGLDLQFPHHEAEIAQSEAAGHAFARYWMHNNMLTIGGEKMSKSKGNFTTIAELLEKHDPMVVRFLLVGSHYRSVTEFSEEAFESARNGYRRLTETLHEVGRRLQGAPAGATEALDARVQAHTHAFEDALRDDFNTPKAVAALFGLTGDVNAALASGPVGQDTLNRVQEAYMALGGGVLGLFHASASERQDDTQVVDTLMELVLKARQHYRLSKQYAQADELRDTLARVGVTVEDTKDGVRWKR, from the coding sequence ATGATTCCCCGTCCAGAATCCAGAGAACCGGACCCGAATATCTTCCTGTACGACACCCTGCAGCGCCAGAAGGTGCGCTTTACACCGACCACCCCCGGGCGCGTGGGCATGTATCTGTGCGGGCCCACGGTCTATTCCGACGCCCACCTGGGACACGCCAAAAAGGAAGTGGCCTTCGATGTGATCCGCCGAGCCTTTCTGCACCTGGGCTATCAGGTCCGTTACGTGGGCAACATCACGGACGTAGGGCACCTGCAGAACGACGCGGACGAAGGCGAGGACAAGATCGCCAAGCGCGCTGCGCTGGAGCAGCTTGAGCCCATGGAGGTCGCCGACAAGTACTTCTGGTCGTTCGTGCGCGATATGGAAGCGCTGAATATCCTCAAGCCCAGCATCAATCCGCGGGCCACCGGTCATATCACCGAGCAGATCCGGCTGATCGAGGAACTGATCGAACGGGGTCACGCCTACGAGTCGCAGGGCAGCGTGTACTTCGATGTGCGCAGCTGGCCGGAGTACGGCAAGCTCTCGGGCCGGAAGCTCGACGAGCAGGAAGAAGGCACCCGCGAGGTGGTACGTGAGGAAAAGCGCGACCCGCGAGATTTCGCCCTGTGGAAGCGCGCCGAGGCCGGCCACATCATGCGCTGGGAGTCACCCTGGGGGGTGGGCTTCCCGGGCTGGCACATCGAGTGCAGTGCCATGAGCCTGAAATACCTGGGCGAAGGCTTCGACATTCATGGTGGCGGCCTGGACCTGCAGTTTCCGCACCACGAGGCCGAGATCGCCCAGAGCGAGGCTGCCGGGCACGCATTCGCCCGTTACTGGATGCACAACAACATGCTGACCATCGGCGGCGAGAAGATGTCCAAGAGCAAGGGCAACTTCACGACCATCGCTGAGCTGCTGGAGAAGCATGATCCCATGGTGGTGCGTTTCCTGCTGGTGGGCAGCCACTACCGCTCGGTGACGGAGTTCAGCGAGGAAGCCTTCGAGTCGGCCCGCAACGGGTACCGCCGCCTGACCGAAACCCTGCACGAGGTCGGCCGCCGACTGCAGGGTGCTCCGGCTGGAGCCACCGAAGCTCTCGACGCCCGTGTGCAGGCGCATACCCACGCGTTCGAGGACGCTCTGCGCGACGATTTCAACACGCCCAAAGCCGTCGCGGCGCTGTTTGGTCTGACGGGCGATGTCAATGCGGCACTGGCCAGTGGCCCGGTCGGCCAGGACACCCTGAACCGCGTTCAGGAGGCCTATATGGCGCTGGGCGGTGGGGTCCTGGGCCTGTTCCACGCCTCTGCCAGCGAGCGTCAGGACGACACCCAGGTGGTGGACACCCTGATGGAACTGGTGCTCAAGGCGCGGCAGCACTACCGCCTGAGCAAGCAGTACGCCCAGGCTGACGAACTGCGCGACACCCTGGCGCGGGTGGGCGTGACCGTCGAAGACACCAAGGACGGTGTGCGCTGGAAACGCTGA
- a CDS encoding YcjF family protein, whose product MLPPLVKQVMDNFNFDVDPELSLEENVDEVIKSAALLSGAIAVEPIPFADMLLITPVQAKMVLHIGKVYGFDVTPERASEIARELGVTFAYGLAARQVMRGLAKMALPVIGGLITAPAVYGWTFALGRMAQNYFERRREGLPPVSRMEQVKVIQEAKSQSRRALPNAQDFSDLASELRRRADEKSRSSNDQSR is encoded by the coding sequence ATGTTGCCGCCGCTGGTCAAGCAAGTGATGGATAACTTCAATTTCGACGTGGACCCGGAGCTCAGCCTGGAAGAAAATGTCGACGAGGTCATTAAAAGTGCTGCCCTGCTGTCGGGCGCCATTGCCGTCGAGCCGATTCCCTTTGCGGACATGCTGCTCATCACGCCGGTGCAGGCCAAGATGGTGCTGCACATCGGCAAGGTCTATGGCTTTGACGTGACGCCGGAGCGGGCCTCAGAGATTGCGCGTGAGCTTGGGGTGACCTTTGCCTACGGTCTGGCGGCGCGGCAGGTCATGCGTGGACTGGCCAAAATGGCCCTGCCGGTCATTGGCGGCCTGATCACCGCCCCAGCCGTATACGGCTGGACTTTTGCGCTGGGCCGCATGGCGCAGAACTACTTTGAGCGCAGGCGTGAAGGGCTGCCGCCGGTCTCGCGCATGGAGCAGGTCAAGGTGATTCAGGAAGCCAAGAGCCAGAGCCGCCGGGCACTGCCCAATGCCCAGGACTTCAGCGATCTGGCCAGCGAACTGCGCCGCCGCGCCGACGAAAAAAGCCGCAGCAGCAACGACCAGTCGCGCTGA
- a CDS encoding LysR family transcriptional regulator, with amino-acid sequence MTRRGLHAQPTLSQLRALLAVADAGGFSEAAADLGVSQSSLSEAVGKLEELVGRPLLRRGPSGTRPTPAGERVLPHARQAVQAAGDAILAAQDDGSLNGSLRVASYRSAATHLLPAALAAFRDVHPGVGVSLIDSESESCGGGIRAVLSGLSDVAVVVQDETTQLHLTPLAQDEYLFVAPASRGTHPVKLSELNAQTLYLPPERDSCHQRVLSYLASEGIGTSAVSPITQDSVTLSLVSHGLGVTIMPRLALQPLPPGLVALPLPQPLMRPLALAVLPHRAGLPVIRAFTATLVSSLRSRNAPRPELTAQAHSGPLLH; translated from the coding sequence CCACCCTGTCGCAGCTGCGCGCCCTGCTGGCGGTCGCCGATGCGGGCGGGTTCTCGGAGGCGGCAGCGGATCTGGGTGTGTCGCAATCCAGCCTCAGTGAAGCGGTCGGCAAGCTTGAAGAGCTGGTCGGGCGACCGCTCCTGCGGCGCGGACCGTCAGGCACAAGACCGACACCAGCAGGCGAGCGTGTCCTGCCTCATGCCCGCCAGGCTGTGCAGGCAGCCGGGGACGCCATTCTGGCCGCGCAGGATGACGGCTCGCTCAACGGCAGCCTGCGGGTCGCATCGTACCGGTCGGCCGCCACGCACCTGCTGCCAGCAGCCCTGGCCGCCTTCCGGGACGTTCATCCCGGAGTAGGAGTCAGTCTGATCGACTCGGAAAGCGAGTCGTGTGGCGGCGGCATCCGGGCGGTGCTCTCGGGCCTCTCTGACGTGGCTGTGGTTGTGCAGGACGAGACCACCCAGCTTCACCTGACGCCCCTGGCCCAGGATGAATACCTGTTCGTGGCGCCTGCTTCGCGCGGTACCCATCCAGTGAAGCTGTCCGAACTCAATGCCCAAACCCTCTACCTGCCCCCGGAACGCGACTCGTGCCACCAGCGGGTGTTGAGCTACCTGGCCAGTGAGGGCATAGGGACATCCGCGGTCTCCCCTATCACCCAGGACAGCGTGACGCTGAGCTTGGTGAGCCACGGTCTGGGGGTGACCATCATGCCGCGCCTGGCGCTGCAGCCCCTTCCGCCGGGGCTGGTAGCCCTGCCGTTGCCGCAGCCGCTGATGCGCCCGCTGGCCCTGGCGGTGTTGCCGCACCGGGCAGGCCTGCCGGTCATCCGGGCCTTCACCGCTACGCTTGTGAGCTCGTTGCGGTCCCGGAACGCACCCCGACCCGAGCTGACCGCCCAGGCCCACAGCGGCCCTCTGCTACACTAG
- the mqnC gene encoding cyclic dehypoxanthinyl futalosine synthase, protein MTASALSVHTGVLDKAARGERLNAAEIEALYHLPLPDVAAVAHGLRLQRRDPQLVSFLIDRNINYTNICNVGCNFCAFYRTRRQDDSYTLDHEQISHKIRELEEVGGTRILLQGGVNPELGLDYYTSLLRHVKANHPTIRIDAFSPEEVLFMEKTFGLSLDELLDTLIEAGLDGLPGAGGEILEDDVRAKAAPARIRSADWFRIIDAAQRKGLYTISTMVIGFGETYAQRTAHLLQIREQQDRAHAQYQGNGFSGFAMWTLQTEHTRLHGKAPGATAHEYLQQLAIARIALDNVPNIQASWPAQGFKVAQAALYYGANDLGSTMLEENVVSAAAGHDRHRVTVRELIRIAVDAGFTPVIRNSRFEIIERPDVDAYLQRTAANPEADRAVGAG, encoded by the coding sequence ATGACCGCTTCCGCTCTCAGCGTCCACACCGGGGTTCTGGACAAGGCCGCCCGGGGTGAACGCCTGAATGCCGCCGAGATCGAGGCGCTGTACCACCTGCCGTTGCCGGACGTGGCGGCCGTGGCGCATGGCCTGCGCCTGCAGCGCCGCGACCCGCAGCTGGTGTCGTTCCTGATCGACCGGAACATCAACTACACCAACATCTGCAACGTGGGTTGCAACTTCTGCGCGTTTTACCGCACGCGCCGTCAGGACGACAGCTACACGCTGGATCATGAGCAGATCAGCCACAAGATTCGTGAGCTCGAAGAGGTCGGGGGAACGCGCATCCTGTTGCAGGGCGGCGTCAACCCTGAACTGGGTCTGGACTACTACACCTCGCTGCTGCGGCACGTCAAGGCAAACCACCCGACCATCCGTATCGACGCCTTTTCGCCCGAAGAGGTGCTGTTCATGGAAAAGACGTTCGGTCTGAGCCTGGACGAACTGCTCGACACCCTGATCGAAGCAGGCCTGGACGGACTCCCCGGTGCGGGCGGCGAGATTCTCGAAGATGACGTGCGTGCCAAGGCGGCTCCGGCGCGGATCCGCAGCGCCGACTGGTTCCGGATTATCGACGCGGCGCAGCGCAAGGGGCTGTATACCATCTCGACCATGGTGATCGGCTTCGGTGAAACCTATGCCCAGCGCACCGCGCATCTGCTCCAGATCCGTGAGCAGCAGGACCGCGCCCATGCCCAGTACCAGGGCAACGGATTTTCCGGCTTTGCGATGTGGACCCTGCAGACTGAGCACACCCGCCTGCACGGCAAGGCCCCAGGGGCAACCGCGCATGAATACCTGCAGCAACTGGCCATTGCCCGGATTGCGCTGGACAATGTGCCCAACATCCAGGCGTCGTGGCCGGCGCAGGGCTTCAAGGTCGCCCAGGCAGCGCTGTACTACGGTGCCAACGATCTGGGCAGCACCATGCTCGAAGAGAATGTCGTCTCAGCTGCCGCCGGCCATGACCGTCACCGCGTGACCGTGCGTGAACTGATCCGCATAGCTGTGGACGCCGGATTTACGCCAGTGATCCGCAACAGCCGCTTTGAAATCATCGAGCGTCCGGATGTGGACGCCTATCTGCAGCGGACGGCGGCCAACCCGGAGGCTGACCGTGCGGTGGGTGCGGGTTAA